Proteins encoded by one window of Vespula pensylvanica isolate Volc-1 chromosome 6, ASM1446617v1, whole genome shotgun sequence:
- the LOC122629818 gene encoding centrosomal protein of 63 kDa → MPKKKRGIRDKKTKKSPWLNERETLFYEQQILDNNRQLARLRTTNEELEHEVKTIRKQFTKLEEDRSDIVAYLKRNLTEKIEETRELNERISALEELRKKELTMFKKKEAAMEFEYHSMETNLNAEVKLTAGKLNALEDWRIARLDLMHKFEMQNQQLKDQEERHKNALHAAEKALIVGKAKMQKEMEERLNELAEKFREATNIRIADTTHRAVRENIALNQELDMMLELCRELHSNTMDYKEAVKMLKLQADLFEEEKNIALNKTIKQKHMITNLTKDCNVMTDKYVKLQRFNYYLLSHTALLEEYKERSITAEKKIRILEQNLQQIQESKTQILTEIHSKRQEFDNLNQTLKEAKQCIMEALQLQEKLSTEDVCSSCHTDLKEEVLSSLLNILKKQYIPSISSHHISQQEEDIECHYEKGSLGLLQTTAEIETDQQGEDESVKIEEKQEPLSMPEKVPSCLLNDDSSDIISPSSSINHEIT, encoded by the exons atgccaaaaaagaaacgtggaattagagataaaaagacTAAAAAAAGCCCTTGgttgaatgaaagagaaacgttattTTATGAACAACAAATTTTGGACAATAATAGACAATTAGCAcg ACTGCGAACTACTAACGAAGAACTTGAACATGAAGTTAAAACTATAAGGAAACAGTTTACGAAACTTGAAGAAGATCGTTCGGATATTGTAGCATATTTGAAACGTAATTTAacagaaaaaattgaagagaCACGTGAATTAAATGAACGAATATCTGCTTTAGAAGAAttgcgaaaaaaagaattaactatgtttaaaaaaaaagaagcagcaATGGAATTTGAATATCACAGTATGGAAACTAACTTAAATGCAGAAGTCAAACTGACGG CTGGAAAATTAAATGCATTAGAAGATTGGAGAATAGCACGACTCGATTTAATGCATAAATTTGAAATGCAGAATCAACAATTAAAAGACCAAGAAGAAAGACATAAAAACGCTCTCCATGCTGCTGAAAAAGCACTAATCGTTGGAAAGGCTAA aatgcaaaaagaaatggaGGAACGGTTAAATGAATTAGCTGAAAAGTTTAGAGAAGCGACCAATATTCGTATAGCAGATACTACTCATAGAGCAGTAAGAGAAAACATTGCATTAAATCAAGAATTGGATATGATGTTGGAACTTTGTCGTGAACTACATTCTAATACTATGGATTATAAAGAAGCTGTTAAGATGTTAAAATTACAAGCAGAtttatttgaagaagaaaaaaatattgctttaaataaaacaattaaacaAAAACATATGATTACTAATCTTACAAAAGATTGTAATGTCATGACTGATAAATATGTGAAATTACAAAGATtcaattattatcttcttagTCATACAGCATTAttagaagaatataaagagagatCTATTACAGCTGAGAAGAAAATTCGTATTCTTGAACAAAATTTACAACAAATTCAAGAAAGTAAAACTCAAATATTAACAGAAATTCATTCTAAACGACAagaatttgataatttaaatcaGACATTAAAAGAGGCTAAACAATGCATAATGGAAGCATTGCAG ttgcAAGAAAAACTATCTACAGAGGATGTATGCAGTTCTTGTCATACTGATCTTAAAGAAGAagtactttcttctcttcttaatatattgaaaaagcAATATATTCCTAGTATATCATCTCATCATATAAGTCAACAG gaAGAAGATATAGAATGTCATTATGAAAAAGGTAGTTTAGGTTTATTGCAAACCACAGCTGAAATAGAAACAGATCAACAAGGAGAGGACGAATCTgtaaagatagaagaaaaacaagaaccTTTATCTATGCCTGAGAAGGTACCATCTTGTTTATTAAATGATGACAGTTCTGATATAATCTCACCATCATCATCCATAAACCATGAAATaacttaa